The nucleotide sequence TGAAGGGAAGAATGTTAGCAAATCGTTACGAGTTGCTGGAGACAATCGGCCAGGGAGGAATGGCAATTGTCTACAAGGCTATGGATACCCTTCTTAACAGAACGGTAGCTGTTAAAATATTAAAACAGGAATTCAACGAAAATGAACAATTCATAAAAAAATTCAGAAGAGAGTCACAGGCTGCCGCTAGCTTGTCCCATAACAATATAGTCAACGTATTCGATGTAGGAGTTGAAGACAATATTCACTTCATAGTCATGGAATACGTAGAAGGAGACACTCTAAAGGATTATATAAGAAAAAAGGGAAAGCTCAACTGGAAGGAAGCTGTTTATATTGCAAAACAGATCGCTTTTGCTCTGGATCACGCACATAAAAACAATATAATTCACAGGGACATCAAGCCTCATAATATAATGATAAATGAAGAAACAATACCCAAGGTCACTGATTTCGGGATAGCAAGAGCAATAACCAGTTCCACCATCACTTTGGTGGAAGAAACAATGGGTTCCGTTCACTATATATCTCCAGAACAGGCAAGGGGTGGTTTTGTCGACGAAAGATCCGACCTGTATTCTTTGGGAATAGTGATGTATGAGATGCTGACAGGGAGAGTGCCTTTTGACGGAGATAATTCCATATCTGTAGCTATCAAACACATTCAGGAGGAAATAGAATTCCTTGAGGACGATCTCGATGACATACCTGAAAGTCTTGAAGATATAGTTTTGAAGCTGATTAGGAAAAACCCCAAAGAAAGATATGAAAACGCCAAAGAACTGGTAAAAGACTTGATAGCTGTTCAAAGCGGTGAAAAGATCGCAGGAAGAGAAACAAAAAAACCTGGTATATTACCTGGTATCCTAGCGACTTCAAAACCTAAACCTGTTGTAGAAAAACCTTCTGAGAAAAAGCCTAAAGAAGGAAAAATGAAAAAAACCACCATGTGGATCCTAGGTGGCTTGATTTTGCTTTTTTTGGCGGTTATTCTTTTATCGAGCAGGTATTTCTCTGTAAATGAAGTCTCTGTACCTTCGGTTGAAGGCATGAATATATTGGAAGCAGCAGAAAAACTGGAAGAGGAAGGTCTGAAATATGAAATCGAAAGGACTGAAAGCAGCGCAACTATTCCAGAAGATTACATAATCAGTCAAAATCCAAATCCAGGGACGATTCTAAAGGAAGGCCAGACGGTCAAGCTGGTTGTAAGCTCAGGACCTAGAGAAGCGGAAGTTCCTGACGTTACAGGCAAATTCGAAGTTGAAGGTGTCCAGGAGCTAGAGAACCTTAATTTCACGGTAAAGGAAATATCACGTCAGTTTAACGACGATGTGGAAAAAGATAAAATATATGATCAAAACCCAAGACCGGGACTCATGGTCAAGGAAGGCGCTGAGATTATAATATACGTGAGCAAAGGCAAAGACACTGCAGTGGTAGAGGACTTTGTTGGAATGTCACTGGAAGATGCCAGACGTGCTATAACAGCATTAGGGTTGCAGGTTGGAGAAGTCAGAGAAGTAGTCAGCGACAAGCACGGCCAGGGGATAGTTGAAAATCAGGATCCAAAACCCAATGCGGAAGTGGCAAAAAACAGCGTCGTATCCTTAACAGTGAGCAAAGGCAAGCTCCAAACAAAAGATATAACCATCAATATCGGGAGATATATCGAATACGACGACGATGACGAAGTTCCTACAGTCAGCGTAAAGGTCACTTTGATCGATCAGTCAAGCAATTCTTCAGTTGTATACGAAAGAAATCACAAAGCTGATGAGACTATAAGCGTTACCCTTGAAGGATTAGGCGTTCAGTATTATCAAATTGAAATCGACGGTGAGAAATTCGGGCCTGAGATAATAACATTTTAGGTGATATATGATTAACGGAAGAATATTAAAAGGCATCGGAGGATTCTACTATGTGGAAACCTCCGATGGCATTATAGAGTGCAAAGCAAGAGGCATATTCAGAAACGAAAACATCAAGCCTTGCGTAGGCGATATGGTGGAAATAACGGTTGACAGCGATAACATCGGAGTCATAGAAAAAATATGCCAAAGGAAGAACCAGTTGGTACGCCCTCCAGTGGCTAACGTCACCCAGATGGTGGTGGTTTCGGCGATAACCGAGCCCAAGCTGAACTTTTCACTGCTGAACAAAGTCGTATTAAACGGTGAGTACAACGGTTTAAGAATAGTTATATGCTTCAACAAAAAAGATCTTACCTCCCCCGAGGATAGGAAACTGATCACCGAAGCTTTCAGAAACACAGGCTATAAGGTAATATTCACATCAGTCAAGACAGAAGAGGGAATAAAGACGCTTGAAACGGAGCTAGAAGGTCGTATTTCTGTCTTTTGCGGCCCTTCAGGAGTTGGGAAGTCGTCTTTGATCAAGCATCTTCTACCTCACCGATGGGAGGATTTAGAAATTGGCAGCTTGAGTGGCAAAGTTAAAAGGGGCAAGCATACGACCAGGCATGTAGAGCTGTTTAAGACAGGGGAGAAAGGATATCTTGCCGATACTCCAGGTTTTGGGAACATCGATTTGTCGAATATCGACCAATACGATTTGGAAGAGCTTTTTCCTGAATTTTCCGGTCTTAAGGAAGACTGCCGTTTCAAAGGGTGTCTGCATATAAATGAACCTGAGTGCGCCGTTAAGGATAAGGTAGGTCAAATTGTATCTGAAGAGAGGTATTCTTTCTATAAGGAAACCCATTTGGAGATATTGGACAAAAGATAAAGGAGGGTAACTAGGATGAAAGGATTGCTTATCGCAAACGGTGAGATAGGAGATAAAGAGTTCTACAGCAAGCTGATGGATAAGGAAGACTTTGAGTATATAACCTGTGCTGATGGAGGGGCAAACAATGCCTACAAACTTAAAATAAAACCTGACTCGATAGTAGGAGATTTGGATTCCATCAATGAAAAAGTGCGTACGTATTTCACCGGGGAAAAGGTGGATTTTATAAAATATCCAGCACAAAAGAATGAAACCGATACGGAAATTGCCTTGTCCCATCTTATTGAAAAGGGTTGCAATAGTATAATCATGATAGGGTGTTCAGGCAGGCGCATAGATCATACCATGGCAAATATCCATCTGCTGTACGAGTTGGCTAAAAAAAACATAGACGCGATGATGGTAGATGAATACAACTCCATGGAGGTAATCCTTAACGAAAAAGCACTCATAGGAAAAAAAGGTTGTACTGTTTCCTTGGTTCCACTGAGTGAAAGCGTAAAAAAAATAACCCTTCATGGGTTTTATTATCAACTGAACAATCAGGATTTGGATATGGGTTCCTCCAGGGGAATCAGCAATGTAGTGACGGACAATAAAGCGAAAATTGAATTTGAGCAAGGCGTGTTGCTGTTGGTTTATTCGGAAGGGGATTAACCTGAAAAACTCAGCAACCTTAAAAGGGGATTTTTTAAATCCCCTTTGTGCTTAAAGTGCTCTTTCGACTTTGTTGCTTCTTAAGCATCTAGTGCAAACGGAAATTCTCTTCGGAGAACCGTCTACCATGGCTCTGACTTTCTGCAAATTCGGAAGCCATACTCTTTTAGTATGTCTTACGGAGTGACTTATCTGATTTCCAGAAACGGAACCTTTTCCACAAACTTCGCATACTCTTGACATTTACAACCCTCCTTAGCTATAATTGCATAGCATTAGCATTATAGCATAATTCAATATGCAGTTCAAGAATAACTTGAAAATCAGGAGCGCTTACAATTAAAAACATGCATTGGAGTCAAATGTTGTACTGATGACTTGAATTTAATAACGTGTTAAATTAGAATAATAACCAAGAGAATATGAGGAGGAATAATTATGTCAGCGAAAATATACAATGAGTTCGGATATATCAATATTTCTGAGAATCTAATTGCCAATATTGCAGGACTGTCAGCTACTGAGTGCTACGGAGTAGTTGGTATGGCTTCAAAAAAGAGCACAGATGGAATCGTGCAGCTTCTAAAAGGTGAAAATCTGAGTAAAGGCGTGAAGGTGACTCAAAAAGAGGGCAAGGTCAGCATAGACTTGTTCGTTATCATCGAATTCGGTGTCAAAATAAGCGTAGTGGCTGAAAATATTATCGAAAAAGTCAAATACAACGTGGAAAAACAGACAGG is from Alkalibacter saccharofermentans DSM 14828 and encodes:
- a CDS encoding Asp23/Gls24 family envelope stress response protein, which codes for MSAKIYNEFGYINISENLIANIAGLSATECYGVVGMASKKSTDGIVQLLKGENLSKGVKVTQKEGKVSIDLFVIIEFGVKISVVAENIIEKVKYNVEKQTGLKIEKINVIVESVRV
- the rpmB gene encoding 50S ribosomal protein L28, producing MSRVCEVCGKGSVSGNQISHSVRHTKRVWLPNLQKVRAMVDGSPKRISVCTRCLRSNKVERAL
- a CDS encoding thiamine diphosphokinase, with product MKGLLIANGEIGDKEFYSKLMDKEDFEYITCADGGANNAYKLKIKPDSIVGDLDSINEKVRTYFTGEKVDFIKYPAQKNETDTEIALSHLIEKGCNSIIMIGCSGRRIDHTMANIHLLYELAKKNIDAMMVDEYNSMEVILNEKALIGKKGCTVSLVPLSESVKKITLHGFYYQLNNQDLDMGSSRGISNVVTDNKAKIEFEQGVLLLVYSEGD
- the rsgA gene encoding ribosome small subunit-dependent GTPase A encodes the protein MINGRILKGIGGFYYVETSDGIIECKARGIFRNENIKPCVGDMVEITVDSDNIGVIEKICQRKNQLVRPPVANVTQMVVVSAITEPKLNFSLLNKVVLNGEYNGLRIVICFNKKDLTSPEDRKLITEAFRNTGYKVIFTSVKTEEGIKTLETELEGRISVFCGPSGVGKSSLIKHLLPHRWEDLEIGSLSGKVKRGKHTTRHVELFKTGEKGYLADTPGFGNIDLSNIDQYDLEELFPEFSGLKEDCRFKGCLHINEPECAVKDKVGQIVSEERYSFYKETHLEILDKR
- the pknB gene encoding Stk1 family PASTA domain-containing Ser/Thr kinase, translated to MKGRMLANRYELLETIGQGGMAIVYKAMDTLLNRTVAVKILKQEFNENEQFIKKFRRESQAAASLSHNNIVNVFDVGVEDNIHFIVMEYVEGDTLKDYIRKKGKLNWKEAVYIAKQIAFALDHAHKNNIIHRDIKPHNIMINEETIPKVTDFGIARAITSSTITLVEETMGSVHYISPEQARGGFVDERSDLYSLGIVMYEMLTGRVPFDGDNSISVAIKHIQEEIEFLEDDLDDIPESLEDIVLKLIRKNPKERYENAKELVKDLIAVQSGEKIAGRETKKPGILPGILATSKPKPVVEKPSEKKPKEGKMKKTTMWILGGLILLFLAVILLSSRYFSVNEVSVPSVEGMNILEAAEKLEEEGLKYEIERTESSATIPEDYIISQNPNPGTILKEGQTVKLVVSSGPREAEVPDVTGKFEVEGVQELENLNFTVKEISRQFNDDVEKDKIYDQNPRPGLMVKEGAEIIIYVSKGKDTAVVEDFVGMSLEDARRAITALGLQVGEVREVVSDKHGQGIVENQDPKPNAEVAKNSVVSLTVSKGKLQTKDITINIGRYIEYDDDDEVPTVSVKVTLIDQSSNSSVVYERNHKADETISVTLEGLGVQYYQIEIDGEKFGPEIITF